The following DNA comes from Petrotoga sibirica DSM 13575.
GCCTTGCAACCTTCCATATGAAGCAGAGTTATATAGTTGATCGGTTATTATTTTTATCTTTTTACACCCTTTTTCAATGAGGTATTGCGTTGCAAGATATCCCCCTTTTACTTCGTCACTGAATATTTCATCCACATTCCAACCGTCTATTTCTCTACCTACAAGTACTATAGGGAAGTGTTCTTTTATCAGTTCCTGAATATCTTCATAACTCTTTTGCATTGGAAAAAGGAGAATACCGTCGACTCTCCTTTCCAAGAGCGTTTTTAAAAACTTTTCTTCATTTTCGTATAAACCTTCAGAGTTCATAATTATTATTTGATAATTATTCTCCCGTGCTGCTTTATCAATACCTTTGAATACCTCAGAGAAGAAAGGGTTAGAACTATCAGGCATGATTACTCCGATTGTATGAGTTACATTGGATTTGAGCATAGTAGCGTATATGTTTCTAACGTAGCCTAGTTCTTGGGCAATTTGTTCTATCTTTTCTTTTGTTTGAGGGTTTATATCTGGTTTATCGTTTAAAGCCCTTGATACAGTGTTTACAGAGACCCCTGCTTTTTCAGCAATGTCTTTTATGGTTACAAAACTACCTCGACTTATTTTTATCACCTCTTTCTCATGTTAACGTTAACGGTATCAAATTAATTTTACACCAAAAACCAAAAAAATCAAAATGATTTTTTTGTGGTACAATTCTTGTAGGACAAATAAAAAAATAAAATAGAACTTGCATTTTATGGCGTATTAGATCATAAATTAATTGTCATCGAAATAGAGTAATGGTTAGATAGTATTTTTATGTCTTTGAAAATCTAAATATTCAGGTTATAAAGGGTTCATATCATTATAATCAAGCC
Coding sequences within:
- a CDS encoding LacI family DNA-binding transcriptional regulator, whose amino-acid sequence is MSRGSFVTIKDIAEKAGVSVNTVSRALNDKPDINPQTKEKIEQIAQELGYVRNIYATMLKSNVTHTIGVIMPDSSNPFFSEVFKGIDKAARENNYQIIIMNSEGLYENEEKFLKTLLERRVDGILLFPMQKSYEDIQELIKEHFPIVLVGREIDGWNVDEIFSDEVKGGYLATQYLIEKGCKKIKIITDQLYNSASYGRLQGYKKALKEKGLTFSEDDIKICEGIHEGYHVKAGYDKTVEMIRKKEEFDGIFCYNDLIAYGAIKALKENNLKIPQDVSVVGYDDIAFSRLIEPELTTVKVKKFEMGYEAFQMLYKRIKSKKSDNSSTRKVLDIELIVRKS